In Gadus chalcogrammus isolate NIFS_2021 chromosome 11, NIFS_Gcha_1.0, whole genome shotgun sequence, a single window of DNA contains:
- the ciao1 gene encoding probable cytosolic iron-sulfur protein assembly protein ciao1, translating into MKDAMVLVERFNAHPDSRCWHVAWNPTATLMASCGGDRAIRIWGKEGDSWKCLSVLQDGHQRTVRRVAWSPCGTYLASASFDATTCIWKKKNDDFECLTTLEGHENEVKCVTWAPSGNLLATCSRDKSVWVWEVDEEDEYECVTVINSHTQDVKLVVWHPTLELLASASYDNNICVYKEEDDDWECKATLEGHTSTVWSLTFDPSGQRMASCSDDRTVKIWKCQNIEGPGDMSWKCVCTLSGFHERSVYDIAWCRLTGALVTACGDDGVRVFKEDSTADPEQPVFSLAAHVSKAHSQDVNCVAWNPKEAGVLATCSDNGEIAIWKYQDDHE; encoded by the exons ATGAAGGACGCAATGGTTCTCGTTGAGCGGTTCAACGCCCATCCAGACTCTCGTTGCTGGCATGTTGCCTGGAACCCTACGGCCACTCTGATGGCCTCCTGTGGAGGCGACAGGGCCATCAGGATATGGGGGAAGGAAG GCGACTCCTGGAAGTGCTTGAGTGTGCTTCAGGATGGGCACCAGCGCACCGTGAGGAGGGTCGCCTGGTCTCCATGCGGGACCTATCTCGCGTCGGCCAGCTTCGATGCAACCACATGCATctggaagaagaagaatgatGATTTTGAG TGTTTGACGACTTTAGAAGGGCATGAAAACGAAGTCAAGTGTGTGACATGGGCACCTTCAGGAAATCTACTGGCCACATGTAGCCGAGACAAGAGTGTCTGGGTTTGGGAAG TTGACGAGGAGGacgagtatgagtgtgtgactgtgatAAACTCGCACACACAAGATGTCAAACTCGTGGTCTGGCACCCGACACTTGAG CTTCTGGCTTCAGCCAGCTACGACAACAACATATGTGTTTACAAGGAAGAGGACGATGACTGGGAGTGCAAGGCTACCTTGGAGGGACACACGTCCACCGTCTGgagtttgacctttgacccaagCGGACAGAGGATGGCGTCATGTAGCGACGACCGGACCGTGAAGATCTGGAAGTGTCAGAACATAGAGGGACCGG GAGACATGTcttggaagtgtgtgtgcactctGTCAGGCTTCCATGAGCGGTCAGTGTACGATATTGCTTG GTGTCGTTTAACCGGTGCTCTGGTGACGGCCTGTGGTGATGACGGAGTCCGTGTGTTTAAAGAGGACTCGACCGCAGACCCCGAACAGCCCGTGTTCTCCCTGGCGGCTCACGTCAGCAAAGCCCACAGCCAGGACGTGAACTGCGTGGCGTGGAACCCCAAGGAGGCCGGCGTACTGGCGACCTGTAGCGACAACGGAGAGATAGCAATCTGGAAGTACCAGGATGACCACGAATAG
- the tmem127 gene encoding transmembrane protein 127 — MYAPPGPAVTSGRRRRGGTSLPKQPERSLASALPGALSITALCTALAEPAWLRIHGGTCPRQELGVADVLGYIDPKLLEDYCVNPQTILLLRVIAAFCFLGILCSLTAFLLDVFGPKHPALKITRRYAFAHILTVLQCATVIGFCYWASELILSLQQQHKKYHGSLIYVTFAISFYLVAGAGGASILATAANLLRHYPTEEEEQALELLSEMEESSDTYPADYDIANQFQPPPAYTP; from the exons ATGTACGCACCCCCGGGCCCCGCTGTCACCAGCGGCCGGAGGCGGAGAGGCGGCACCTCGCTGCCCAAGCAGCCGGAGCGTAGCCTGGCGTCCGCCCTCCCCGGAGCGCTCTCCATCACCGCACTGTGCACGGCCCTGGCGGAACCGGCCTGGCTCCGGATCCACGGTGGCACCTGTCCAAGGCAGGAGCTGGGGGTAGCAGACGTCTTGGGTTATATCGATCCCAAACTCCTGGAGG aTTATTGTGTGAACCCCCAGACTATCTTGTTGCTGAGGGTGATTGCTGCCTTCTGCTTCCTGGGCATTCTGTGCAGTCTGACTGCATTCCTTTTAGATGTGTTTGGACCCAAACATCCGGCGCTCAAGATCACACGCCGATATGCCTTTGCCCACATCCTCACAG TACTGCAGTGCGCCACGGTCATCGGCTTCTGCTACTGGGCCTCGGAGCTCATCCTGTCgctacagcagcagcacaaGAAGTACCACGGCTCGCTCATCTACGTCACCTTCGCCATCAGCTTCTACCTCGTGGCGGGCGCCGGCGGGGCCTCCATCCTGGCCACGGCGGCCAACCTGCTGCGCCACTaccccacggaggaggaggagcaggccctGGAGCTGCTGtcggagatggaggagagcagCGACACCTACCCCGCCGACTATGACATTGCCAATCAGTTCCAGCCGCCGCCGGCGTACACGCCGTGA
- the gatd3l gene encoding ES1 protein, mitochondrial: MIASRAILSKQTLNVLARQPACFVHQGDYGNWGNTNIAVVFSGCGWWDGTDVHEAVYTMYHLSRNGARFQMFAPNQQQMNVIDHMKKQPASGENRNMMVEAARFSHGQGQMQMQDLSKLDASSFDAIIFPGGHGITKNLSSFVKEGKDCKLHSDVDRVLKEFHRNRKPIGLSSMAPMLACKALPGIEVTMGYEKDESSRWGNWPHTSMVQAVKGMGAKHTVREPYEAYVDEKNKVISTPSFMWETEYHYHYIFDGIGNMVKHVLRMSTQ; encoded by the exons ATGATTGCCAGCCGGGCCATCCTGTCGAAACAGACCCTGAACGTGCTCGCACGTCAGCCTGCATGCTTCGTGCACCAAGGAGACTACGGCAACTGGGGGAACACCAACATCGCAGTG GTGTTCTCAGGATGTGGCTGGTGGGACGGCACTGATGTGCACGAGGCCGTATA CACTATGTATCACCTGAGCCGCAACGGGGCGCGCTTCCAGATGTTCGCCCCCAACCAGCAGCAGATGAATGTGATCGACCACATGAAAAAGCAGCCTGCGTCTGGAGAGAACAG GAACATGATGGTGGAGGCTGCGCGTTTCAGCCATGGCCAGGGACAGATGCAGATGCAGGATCTGTCCAAGCTGGACGCCAGCTCCTTTGATGCGATCATCTTCCCCGGTGGCCACGGCATCACCAAGAACCT CTCTTCCTTTGTGAAGGAGGGGAAGGACTGCAAACTCCACAGCGATGTGGACAGAGTGCTGAAGGAGTTCCACCGCAACCGCAAGCCCATCGG CCTCTCCAGCATGGCTCCCATGCTAGCCTGCAAGGCGCTGCCCGGCATCGAGGTGACCATGGGCTACGAGAAGGACGAGAGCTCCCGCTGGGGCAACTGGCCCCACACCAGCATGGTGCAGGCTGTGAAGGGCATGGGAGCCAAACACACCGTCCGTGAGCCATAC GAGGCCTATGTGGACGAGAAGAACAAGGTCATCAGCACCCCTTCCTTCATGTGGGAGACAGAGTACCACTACCATTACATCTTCGATGGCATCGGAAACATGGTCAAGCACGTACTGCGCATGTCCACCCAGTAA
- the LOC130392511 gene encoding protein turtle homolog A-like has product MSIPPPQPPYRHFPRVEPVRAVDPRMGPSRSFLPRGNSWPSPHPAPLPAGQSDGQRETVERPLTRAGDNPDYRESREGGRTSYASQSSGRGSAGFLRQSLSITPTLLSSPETTEESERPRAPTDRRERRAKRRNTSVDESYEWDSVDPGVDAEVLEAMSCDRSPMGAGTDRGVFSHDQTHGPQDRKRQGPPSSLSPPASDPSGRDAYGHPLSEARFKALRLEYQEYMQALESTGPRQAGLTSDPESDSDSGSALL; this is encoded by the exons ATGTCCATCCCGCCACCCCAGCCCCCGTACAGACACTTTCCCAGAGTGGAACCGGTGCGAGCCGTCGACCCCAGGATGGGCCCCTCTCGGTCCTTCCTACCCAGAGGTAACAGCTGGCCCTCCCCACACCCTGCGCCCCTGCCAGCAGGGCAGTCAGACGGCCAGCGAGAGACGGTAGAGCGGCCGCTGACGAGGGCAGGGGATAACCCTGACTATCGGGAGTCACGGGAGGGGGGCCGGACCAGCTACGCCAGCCAGAGCAGCGGCAGGGGCAGCGCCGGCTTCCTCCGCCAGTCCCTGTCCATCACGCCCACGCTGCTCAGTTCCCCGGAGACGACGGAGGAGAGCGAGCGACCCAGAGCTCCTACAGACCGGCGTGAGAGACGAGCAAAAAG AAGGAACACATCAGTAGATGAGAGTTATGAGTGGGACTCTGTGGATCCCGGCGTGGATGCCGAGGTTCTGGAGGCCATGAGCTGTGATCGGTCACCGATGGGGGCAGGCACCGACAGGGGGGTGTTCAGCCACGATCAGACTCATGGCCCCCAGGACCGGAAAAGACAAG gcCCTCCATCCTCACTCAGCCCGCCGGCCTCCGACCCCAGCGGCCGCGACGCCTACGGCCACCCCTTAAGTGAGGCGCGCTTCAAGGCCCTCCGCCTGGAGTACCAGGAGTACATGCAGGCTCTGGAGTCCACCGGTCCCCGCCAAGCCGGCCTCACCTCGGACCCCGAGTCAGACTCTGACTCCGGCTCCGCCCTGCTCTAG